From the Theropithecus gelada isolate Dixy chromosome 16, Tgel_1.0, whole genome shotgun sequence genome, the window taatttttgtattttcagtagagatgggggtttcgccatgttggccaggctggtcttgaaaacccctgacctcagatgatccacccacctcggcctcccgaagtgctgggattacaggcgtgaaccactgcgctgGCCGAATCAGACAAGGTTTAAATTCCACCTCCGCCTGTACTAGCTGAGGAACTCTGCACTCATTTCGCAACCTTTCCGGGCCTATGTTCTCACCTTCAACGTTGACGATAATACACCTACTTCATAGACACCTTTTTATGTTGTCTCCAAGTTTTACAACAACTCTAGTTCTGTACCCAAGACATGGCAGGTGACCAACGACATCCTTCTAGGCTGTGGTGATGGGTCTGGAGATCGTTCCACAGGCCTAGTGTGGGGCCAGCCCCGTTCAGATAAGGCCTTGTGGGGTGGCATGGGGCAGGGGGAAGGGTTGGGCACCCTCTCCCTTAAAATGCTTTGTaactgtcggccgggcgcggtggctcacgcctgtcatcccagcactgtgggaggccgaggtgggcggatcacgaggtcagagattgagaccatcctggctaacacggtgaaaccccgtctctactaaaaatacaaataaataaataaataaataaataagccaggcgtggtggcgggcgcctgtagtcccagctactcagggaggctgaggcaggagaatggcgtgaacccgggaggcggagcttgcagtgagctgagatccggccactgcactccagcctgggcgacagagcgagactccgtctcaaaaaaaaaaaaaaaaaaatgctttgtaacTGTCTGAGGCACCAGCAAGAGCGGCCCCCAGTCTGGAGAAAATCCGAATGGCTTCCTACGTCGAGCACTGATCTCTAGTGTGTGAAAGAACAGCTCTGGATCCAGGTCACATTAAGCTAGAGGAGCCTGGCCATCAGCTGGCTTCGAGAGCGTCAGCCAGTTACTTCACCTCTTCGGCTTTGGCCGGTTTTCAGCTGCGAGAGGGCATAATCCAGAGGACCTCAGAGGTCTCTTCTAGCTCGGACCTTCTTTGACTGTCTCCTACAGACACTGCCGTAGGAGTGCACACCAGTTTACTTTTCtttcgtttttgagatggagttttgctctttttggccaggctggagtgctgtggcgtgatcttggctcactgcaacctctggctcccaggttcaagcgattctcccgcctcggcctcccaagtagctgagattataggcacccaccactgcacccggctaatttttgtatttttagtagaggcagggtttcaccatgttggccaagctagtctcgaactcctgaccttagatgatccacccgcctcagcctcccaaagtgctgggacaacaggcgtgagtcaccgcgcctggccatttttatatttttaggacagtgttttgtcatgttgccaggctggtctcaaactcctgacctcaagtgatccgtccaccccggcctcccagtatgctgggattacaggtgtgagcccaccgcacccggccaccagTTTACTTTTCTTGCAGGCTATCACAGAATGTGTACAACCCAGAGAGCCTAATCAGCCAAATCAACGTCTTGCCATTGGAGTTTGCTGGTGAAGGGTACTCAGGGTCCTGGAAATAACTGTGGGGTCCAAACCACACACACTGAGACAGGCCTGTTCCCTGAGGCATCAGAGCCCCTGACGGCTAAGCTCCCTTAAGTCAGGCAATTTTCAACAACGCGCTTTGGGGACACAGCATGGTGCCACCGTCTTTCTGGTCTCCTGGGGCTCAGACTGTGTCATTCATTTCATTCCAGGGCAGTGGGTAACAAAGTTTGACCCCAGAAAGACTTCCCTCGAGGATTTCCACTTGGATGAAGAGAGGACCGTGAGGGTCCCCATGATGTCAGACCCTAAGGCTATTTTACGCTATGGCTTGGATTCGGATCTCAGCTGCAAGGTCCGTAGGGGTAGGGGCAATGTGGGTgatgggtggagggagaggacagAGAAGCAAAACAGGGGAGTGGGAATAAAACGACCTGTGAGATCTGACAGCTGTCTACGTTTCGCCTGCTGTTTGACTTCGAGCAGGTTAGTAACATCTCTGAACCTTTCCTCTTCTTAAGATGGGGAAGGGGATTGTTACCAACACTTATCCTCCCAGGGTTTGTTGGAAGGATGAGTAAGGTAATATGAAACGGGCCCTCAGATTGGGTGCCCAAATGttagttctctttctttccttcagacTACTATTTCTAGAATTTAAAGCCagactttgaaaaataatgacaaactCCAAattgttggcattttttttttttttttttttgagacagtcttgctctgtctcccaggctgcagtgcagtggcatgatcttggctcactgcaacctctgccctgtcgggttcaagcaattctcctgcctcagcctccctagtagctgggattataggcacctgccagcacgcctggctagttttatatttttagtagagacagggtttcaccatgttgcccaggctggtctcgatctcctgacctcaggtgatctgcccgcctcggcctcctaaagtgctgggattccaggcgtgagccaccgcgctcagccaatCGTTGGCATTCTAAGGCTTTCAGTGTACCTGACTTCTTTTAGTTGGAAGTCTGTAACTGTTAACCTTTGTTGGGTCATGGCCATCACATGGGATCTCTGGGAATCTGACGACAGTGCCTCAAACCAGGGAGAACACTGCCAGGTGTACACACACATTTCTGAAACCCGGGGAGCACTGCCAGGTGTACACACACACGTTTCTGAAACCCGGGAGAGCACTGCCAGGTGTACACACACGTTTCTATCAACGATTTCAGGAGACTCTTGGGACCCTGACACCATCTGTTCCATGGACTGTAGGTTGAGAGCCTCTGTTCAAAGGATGCTTTTGCTCTTTGTGGGTAGATGGGGTGGAGTCTCCAAGCCCTCTTACGGCCCCTTCGGTATTCCTATCCCCGGTTCTCCTGTCTTAGTCCAGCGCTCTCTACCTAACAAATGATCAGTCAATGTTGGCAGATAGActttgggagaaaataaagacCTGAAATTCAATTCTAGCTCCTTAAACCACAGGAGAACATTCTTTCAGCAGATAACTTCAGTTGGTATTAGGCCAAGGTAAGAAAGGCCAACAGCCTCCTTTCTGAAGAAATCTCAGGCGATGGCTTGCTGCCAGAAAGCTCGAACCTAGAGGGGGATTGTTAAATAgctgaggggctgggggaaggacgAGGCCAGGGCCCCGCCACGGGAGAGGCAGACAGCTCCCGGCTGTGTCTGTCCCCGGCTTTTGGCCTCTAAAGGACTAACCCACGTGCTTTCTCACCTGTCTCAGATTGCCCAGCTGCCTTTGACCGGAAGCATGAGTATCATCTTCTTCCTGCCCCTCAAAGTGACCCAGAATTTGACCCTGATAGAGGAGAGCCTCACCTCCGAGTTCATTCACGACATAGACCGGGAACTGAAGACGGTGCAGGCGGTCCTGACCCTCCCCAAGCTGAAGCTGAGTTACGAAGGCGAAGTCACCAAGTCGCTGCAGGAGATGAGTATGTCTGGAGACCCTTTTgcttttggggggtggggagggccgGGGTCTTCGGGACTTCCACTTTGCTGAGCAGAACTCAGGGCTCCACGGCCTCACAGGGGCCGTGCATGATTCCTTAACCCTCGTCCTGCCGGAAGGGAAGGCCGAACTGCCTTCTCTCATCAGACTCATTCCTCAGCCTCACGAGCAGACCTCCTTCACAGGCGCTCGCGACACTGCCTCTCAAGACGAGTCTGTCTGACCTGTTTTCTCATCTTGACCTAACTTGCTAAGTGCTCCTGGGCAAGTCGCTCCACCCTCGGCCAGCTCGGAGCTCTTGAGGCCTCCCAGAAAGTCAGCAGTGGCGCGCCATCCCAGCTTGCTTGCAACTGGATCCCTTGGTCGGGGTGTCGGGGAAGGCAGGGTTTTAACAGAaatctctctccatctctacAGAGCTGCAGTCTTTGTTTGATTCACCAGACTTTAGCAAGATCACAGGCAAACCCATCAAGCTGACTCAAGTGGAACACCGGGCCGGCTTCGAGTGGAACGAGGATGGGGCGGGAGCCACCCCCAGCCCGGGGCTGCAGCCTGCCCACCTCACCTTCCTGCTGGACTATCACCTTAACCAGCCTTTCATCTTCGTCCTGAGGGACACGGACACAGGGGCCCTTCTCTTCATTGGCAAGATTCTGGACCCCAGAGGCACCTAATACCCCAGTTTAACATTCCAGTGCCCTAGAAGGGAACCCCAGAGGGACAGCAGATTCCACAGGACACAAAGCTGCCCCCGTAAGGTTTCAATGCATACAATAAAAGAGCTTTATCCTTAACTTGCTACTTTGTTCCTCCTCCTATTTTGAGCTATGCTAAGTATCATATGAAGAGAAACTGCTCTTTAGGAGGTGGTCCTCTGCTTCTAGTTTGGTTTTATCTAAACGCTGCAGAAAGTCACCGTTTATAAGAACTTTAAGGCACCTGTGTTGGATAATGCAGGGACAGCTTCTCTGCTCTGGGGGTGTTTCGGTACTAGGATCTGCGATCCTCCCGGGAGGCCATTTCCTGCCCCCATAATCACTGAAGCACGCTTGTAAACAACACACGGAGAGATGAGAGAGGCCATCTGTAACTTAAGGAAActgttattttataaatcatttaaaGATTCTAAACATATTCTTTGTAAGGAGGTATGCCTATTTTACAAAgtacagccgggtgcggtggctcatggctgtaatcccagcattttgggagactgaggcgggcggatcacctgaggttgggagttcgagaccaacctgatcaacatggacaaaccccgtttctactaaaaatacaaaattagcagggtgtggtggcgcatgcctgtaatcccagctactcgggaggctgaggcaggagaattgcttgagcctgggaggtggaggttgcagtgagccaagatcatgccattgcacgccagcctgggtgacaagagtgaaactccatctcaaaaaacaacaacaaaaaacccaaagtaTAACTGGGCTTTTTGAGGAACATGAAACATGCCCAGTGTTTGAAGTAGAATAACTACCGAACTGTCCACAGGactaaactttgtttttttcttgaaaaagctCTACCAGAAAAGTCACTGTCTTCTCCCTTGCCACAGAGTATTAGACAGGAGGAGAAATGATATTCTGGGGCCCTTCGTTCTACAGATGTTTGAGTGCTAATTGTATTCCAGATTCCCAAAAAGCTATTGCCAGGTATCTCTGGGGCTACTGATTTCCTGATCATAATACAACGGCCACCGACGGGCACTTCTTGGGCACGCTCAGGGTGGGGAAGCTCTGAGCAGCGGCGTGGATCTGGCATTCTTTTCCACGAATGCACCTGAGCTACTTGGTCACCAGTGGTAACACAGCAACCAGGGTTCCGACCTAGGGAACCCCGTACCCTTCTGACTGGAATGGGGTTGGGCTCTTGCTACACATCCTGGTGGAAGGGAGCCATCCTTACCCTTGGTCTCTTAAAATCTAAACCACAAACAGCAACGAATCCCCTGCCGCCCCCGGTTCTCATACGGTCTGTATTTGACTCGCCAGCTTGGAGAGGTCTGGTAGAGAAAAGGATTCTTTTTAGGTTTGACAACAAAGAGAAGAActcagggccgggcatggtggctcacacctggaatcccagcaccgtgggaggccaaggcagatggcacacctgaggtcaggagctcaagaccagcccggccaacatggagaaaccctgtcttcactaaaaatacaagattagctgggtgtggtggcgcatgcctgtaatctctgctgctagggaggctgaggcaggaggatcgtttgaacccgggaggtggaggttgcagtgagccaagattgtgccactgtactctagcctgggtgacagagactctgtctcaaaaaaaaaaaaaaaaaaaggccgggctcaacacctgtaatcccagcactttgagaggctgaatcacctgaggttgggagttcaagaccaacctggcaaacatggagaaaccctgtctctactaaaaatacaaaattagccgggcgtggtggcacatgcctgtaatcccagctacttgggaggctgaagcaggagaaatgcttgaacctgggaggtggaggttgcggtgaaccgagattacgccattgcactccagcctgggcaacaagagcaaaactccgtctcaaaaacaacaacaacaacaacaacaaaaaaacttagaaGGAGGCATATGTGTTATAAAGTCTTTACTACAAGTTTGATTTTATTAGTGTTTGGTTAGTGACTCTGCCAAGAGTACAGAATGAAGGGCAGAGAATAAGGACTGGAAAACTGGCAGGAAACACACTGAGAGCCGCCATCCCTGGaggaaactgctcaatacaaTGGCTCCATATTCACTTCTCTAGTCACAATTTATACTCCACCGATTTTCACAAAGGATTCCGGGAAGCTGGATGCCGTTAAGTGGAACCCGGTGTCTCTGGAGGTAAGCTGCCTTACTGATTCcttgtttttcaattatttttcaattacagTGTAACTACTAAGAGTTTCAGCTCCCACTGGAGTGCTGCACACATCTCATTACTACTAAAACCACAGGAATGTTCCAGGGAAACAGACTATCATCATCGAGTGAGGTGGAATCCAGCCAAAACCCCAGGCTAACCTCCAGATGCCTGCAGATCAGCTAAAATCCTTTTAAAGGACTTGGACTCTCCAGATACTAGTTTTAAGTCTTTTCTGGGAACTGGGAGTTTGTATTGGAGGCCACTTAACCATTTCAAGAAATATCCACCAAAATAGGTGTCTCTCTGACTGCAATGGTTTCTGAGTCCCCCCAGCCCTCGTATCCCAGGCTTGGGACTGTTGGGAAAGTCCCGTCTCCTGTTGAAAGCTCAGCAGCAACAGAAcctgtttagtttagttttgtttgagacagggtcttactctgtcacgcaggctggagtgcaatagtgcaatcttggctcactgtagcctcagtctaccaggctcaggtgatcctatctcagcttctcgagtaggtgggactacaggcatgtgccaccatgcttggtgaattaaaaaaaatgttttttgtagcGATacggtctcactatattgcccaggctggttttgaactcctgggctcaagcgatcctcccacctcagtgtctcaaagtactgggattacaggcatgagcctccacacccagccaactcaacgtactaggattataggcgtgagtcacccacctcagcctctcacagtactgggatcacagatgtAAGCCTCTACACCGGGCCTGCAGAACCCACAGAACCCACACCTGGTCCGCAGAACCCGCACCCAGCAGCAGaacctcttattttttttttgacatggagtctcacactgtcatccgcgttggaatgcagtggcgcgatctcagctcaccgcaacctccgcctcctgggttcatgccattctcctgcctcagcctcccgagtagctgggactacaggcgcccgccaccacgcccagctagtttttgtatttttagtaaagacagggtttcaccatgttggccagtctggtcttgaactcctgaccttgtgatctgcccccctcagcctcc encodes:
- the SERPINF1 gene encoding pigment epithelium-derived factor isoform X2; translated protein: MAPTRSSLARSLPPRKTSRVPPGSSLRRLRIKSSFVAPLEKSYGTRPRVLTGNPRLDLQEINNWVQAQTKGKLARSTKELPDEISILLLGVAYFKGQWVTKFDPRKTSLEDFHLDEERTVRVPMMSDPKAILRYGLDSDLSCKIAQLPLTGSMSIIFFLPLKVTQNLTLIEESLTSEFIHDIDRELKTVQAVLTLPKLKLSYEGEVTKSLQEMKLQSLFDSPDFSKITGKPIKLTQVEHRAGFEWNEDGAGATPSPGLQPAHLTFLLDYHLNQPFIFVLRDTDTGALLFIGKILDPRGT